Proteins encoded within one genomic window of Pygocentrus nattereri isolate fPygNat1 chromosome 9, fPygNat1.pri, whole genome shotgun sequence:
- the ogfr gene encoding opioid growth factor receptor yields MEDDLVCEYDSTWDTESDGDELGENPARRCSQDKNKRSRTAFWSNSSSRNLRAAKDMQNYRHGYPNIIDEETLEDRMPNLKFYLNEIKSSPDDVSIEMFHNEWRTDYKRLERVHSYIQWLFPLREPGVNYMATELTKKEIQAFRENDEAKRRLVDSYELMLGFYGIQLLSRETGEVKRAENWRERFANLERNMHNNLRITRILKSLGELGFEHYQAPLVRFFLEETLVRKNLSSVKRSVLDYFVFAVRDKRERRKLIRYAFQHFEPKDKFVWCPRKIQKRFKKKAEKRQDSAVGNGQAAASEEVRPQSKIKDGERDGKIIEIQKQSDDDPMSIDFEKQLEGSTADLELIHDGPSLDPLPLNNGNNVDNGEMDHSCSVEPNTAKIQDANEEECMKDSQTAAAKAPENVLLDSDQDSTKVTDEKVVVETNNCSPEHSSFREESENIMVTVDSRPRETEGSPTVTRLGKAVVESPKHALASAPVGERAEKLPRTDTSGMSDHTEASTTICLLDNQGNVGTNNVNRQKNGTEKVEPMDTDPSVGSRGDS; encoded by the exons TGGTCCAACTCCTCTTCCAGAAATCTTCGGGCAGCGAAGGACATGCAGAACTACAGACACGGTTATCCA AATATCATTGATGAGGAAACCTTGGAGGACAGGATGCCCAActtgaaattttatttaaacGAAATAAAATCTTCTCCTGATG aTGTGTCAATTGAAATGTTTCACAATGAGTGGAGAACGGACTACAAGAGACTGGAAAGGGTTCACTCTTACATTCAGTG GTTGTTTCCTTTGCGAGAGCCCGGAGTGAATTACATGGCTACAGAGCTCACCAAGAAAGAAATCCAG GCGTTCAGGGAGAATGATGAAGCTAAAAGGCGTCTTGTGGATTCCTATGAGCTCATGTTGGGTTTCTACGGCATCCAGCTGCTGAGCCGAGAAACTGGCGAGGTCAAACGGGCTGAGAACTGGAGGGAGCGCTTTGCCAATCTGGAGCG GAACATGCACAATAACTTGCGGATCACGCGGATCCTGAAGAGCCTGGGGGAGCTTGGCTTTGAGCACTATCAGGCTCCTCTCGTGCGTTTCTTTCTGGAGGAGACGCTTGTCAGGAAGAACCTGAGCAGCGTGAAGCGCAGCGTGTTGGACTACTTTGTGTTCGCTGTGCGAGACAAGCGGGAGCGCCGGAAGCTGATCCGCTATGCCTTCCAGCACTTTGAGCCCAAAGACAAATTTGTGTGGTGCCCCAGGAAAATCCAGAAACGCTTCAAGAAGAAGGCGGAGAAGAGACAAGACTCAGCGGTAGGCAACGGGCAGGCAGCCGCGAGCGAGGAGGTTCGACCCCAGAGCAAAAttaaggatggagagagagatgggaagatCATTGAGATTCAGAAACAAAGTGATGATGACCCCATGAGCATTGACTTTGAAAAGCAATTAGAAGGTTCCACGGCTGACCTGGAACTAATCCACGATGGTCCTTCATTAGACCCTTTGCCTCTCAACAATGGCAACAATGTTGACAATGGTGAGATGGACCACTCTTGCAGTGTTGAACCCAATACTGCTAAAATCCAGGATGCAAATGAGGAGGAATGCATGAAGGATAGTCAAACAGCGGCAGCTAAAGCACCTGAGAACGTTCTGCTTGATTCAGATCAGGACAGCACCAAGGTCACGGATGAAAAGGTTGTGGTAGAAACCAATAACTGTTCTCCAGAACATTCCAGCTTCCGGGAGGAGTCTGAAAACATAATGGTCACTGTAGATTCACGGCCAAGAGAGACTGAAGGAAGCCCCACAGTAACACGTTTGGGAAAAGCCGTGGTAGAAAGTCCGAAACATGCCTTGGCATCCGCGCCAGTAGGCGAACGGGCAGAAAAGCTTCCTAGGACTGATACATCAGGCATGTCTGACCATACAGAGGCTTCGACGACCATTTGCTTGCTAGATAACCAAGGAAATGTTGGCACTAACAATGTCAACAGGCAAAAGAATGGGACGGAGAAGGTGGAGCCAATGGACACCGACCCTAGCGTAGGTAGCCGAGGTGATTCTTAA